One window of Quercus robur chromosome 5, dhQueRobu3.1, whole genome shotgun sequence genomic DNA carries:
- the LOC126729038 gene encoding transcription repressor OFP14, producing MPKKLQKSLQDYLTKIKKPPSSHIHLPSNSFSSSKNWILSGCKHPKTLSFAIDSSQDKAGKNNDDDGGNNKSEATLSDVDRFLMENFKSLYIKDDEDMDNKGKRGKANHEGENPNHAVLFGSPRLMDLPSDLCGSHRFFINPGLSGSLIEESRSSVTTTSEDAGSSSTSTSTTLNDSTTTTNDHTKDVTLPDDSIAVLAYSPSPYEDFRRSMQEMVDARMRNQGRVDWDFMEELLFCYLNLNEKKSYRYILSAFADLIVDLRQDTDRIPASTRNIRTIRMIERERRRKMRRK from the coding sequence atgcctaaGAAGCTTCAAAAATCTCTCCAAGATTACCTTACCAAGATCAAAAAACCACCTTCTTCACACATTCATCTCCCCTCAAATTCCTTCTCATCTTCTAAAAATTGGATCCTCTCCGGGTGCAAGCACCCCAAGACTCTTTCATTCGCCATTGACTCCAGCCAAGACAAGGCCGGAAAAAACAACGACGACGACGGAGGAAACAACAAGAGTGAAGCAACCTTATCAGACGTTGATCGCTTCCTCATGGAGAATTTCAAGTCACTGTATATAAAAGACGATGAAGATATGGACAACAAGGGAAAAAGGGGTAAAGCAAATCATGAAGGTGAAAACCCTAATCATGCAGTTTTGTTTGGATCGCCTCGGTTGATGGACCTGCCATCGGATCTTTGTGGATCCCATCGATTCTTCATTAACCCGGGCTTGTCGGGCTCGCTTATCGAGGAATCCCGGTCGAGTGTGACTACCACATCGGAGGATGCAGGTTCAAGCTCAACCTCAACTAGCACAACCCTAAATGATTCCACCACAACAACTAATGACCATACTAAGGATGTCACACTTCCTGATGACAGCATTGCGGTCCTAGCGTATTCTCCGAGCCCTTACGAGGATTTCCGACGCTCCATGCAAGAAATGGTCGATGCCCGAATGCGAAATCAAGGAAGGGTTGATTGGGATTTCATGGAAGAGCTCTTATTTTGTTACCTAAACCTAAATGAGAAAAAATCATACAGGTACATTTTAAGTGCTTTTGCTGATTTGATCGTCGATTTGCGTCAGGATACTGATAGAATTCCGGCGAGCACACGGAATATTCGTACTATTCGGATGATtgaaagagagaggagaaggAAAATGAGAAGGAAGTAA